From uncultured Desulfobacter sp.:
GTTGAATTGAAAGAGAAAAAATTTTACCAGCTTGAGGCACAAAAAAAACGTCTTGCCGGCACAGTTGCAAAATATCAGAAAATTTATGACATAAAAAAAAACCGGGAAAAGAAGACAACACAAATTCGGGTTTCGTCCACACCGGATATGAAAGACAGTGTAAAAAAAATCGGCAAATCCAATGTGCCGGCAAATTTTTCGGATATTGAACAGGCCGTTAAAAAGGCCGGCCTTGAAGACTGGGTAGAGGTTATGGGGTCAGACGGTTGCTGCGCAAAGATTAACAATACCCTGCCAATCCTCTTTTCTTCCGGCAGCGCTACCCTAACCAAAGAATACAAATCCTTTTTAAAGAAACTGGCGCTATTCCTTAAACCCTATGATGTGAAAGTTTATGTCAACGGATATGCAGATCCGGATCCCATCCATACCAAAAAATATCCATCCAATCTGGAGTTAGGCGCATCCCGGGCCGCCAACGTTGTTCATGAGATGGTGAAAAACGGCCTGAAACCGGATATTTTTAAAATCGGTTCAACAGGAGAGTACCGGTTTGCAGCCAAAATGCAGTCATTAAAGAAATCCTTCCTCCGTCGTGCACAACTCACGGTTGTATTCAGTGGTTAAGAATCCATTGCAGGTTTTTAATGCCCTGTAATGGATTGTAATATTACTCTTATCGCCAGCTGATTGATGCCTAACGAACTACTTCGCGCATGCAAAATACACCCAAATTTCGTAAAAAAAACTTGACCTTCTTGCTGATTTGCCATAAGTGTTCACGCCATGAACGCATCAATGGATGAAGAAATCAGATATAAAATTCTGTCCATTTTGAAAGGCGATTCAAGACTCACTTAAAGAAAAATGGTGCAGCAAACAGGTGTCCGTCTGGGAAAGGTCAATTATTGTGTCCCTGCCCCTTCTTGAAAAGGTCAGATAGGTTTGGAACGGTTTAAAGATAATTCCAATAAAACGGTATATTTTGCCATCCGGACTTAAAGCGTTTGTAAGTCTCTCCTTGAAGTTTTTTAAAATTAAACTATAGGGGTATGGCCAGATA
This genomic window contains:
- a CDS encoding OmpA family protein, giving the protein MDTQKELNWLILKINRISDSGRSIPNLLHDSVELKEKKFYQLEAQKKRLAGTVAKYQKIYDIKKNREKKTTQIRVSSTPDMKDSVKKIGKSNVPANFSDIEQAVKKAGLEDWVEVMGSDGCCAKINNTLPILFSSGSATLTKEYKSFLKKLALFLKPYDVKVYVNGYADPDPIHTKKYPSNLELGASRAANVVHEMVKNGLKPDIFKIGSTGEYRFAAKMQSLKKSFLRRAQLTVVFSG